One region of Mus musculus strain C57BL/6J chromosome 3, GRCm38.p6 C57BL/6J genomic DNA includes:
- the Adh1 gene encoding alcohol dehydrogenase 1 — MSTAGKVIKCKAAVLWELHKPFTIEDIEVAPPKAHEVRIKMVATGVCRSDDHVVSGTLVTPLPAVLGHEGAGIVESVGEGVTCVKPGDKVIPLFSPQCGECRICKHPESNFCSRSDLLMPRGTLREGTSRFSCKGKQIHNFISTSTFSQYTVVDDIAVAKIDGASPLDKVCLIGCGFSTGYGSAVKVAKVTPGSTCAVFGLGGVGLSVIIGCKAAGAARIIAVDINKDKFAKAKELGATECINPQDYSKPIQEVLQEMTDGGVDFSFEVIGRLDTMTSALLSCHAACGVSVVVGVPPNAQNLSMNPMLLLLGRTWKGAIFGGFKSKDSVPKLVADFMAKKFPLDPLITHVLPFEKINEAFDLLRSGKSIRTVLTF; from the exons ATGAGCACTGCGGGAAAA GTGATCAAATGCAAAGCTGCGGTGCTATGGGAGCTTCACAAACCCTTCACCATCGAGGACATAGAAGTCGCACCCCCCAAGGCCCATGAAGTTCGAATTAAG ATGGTGGCCACTGGTGTCTGCCGCTCAGACGATCACGTGGTTAGTGGAACCCTGGTCACACCTCTTCCTGCAGTTTTAGGCCATGAGGGAGCAGGCATTGTTGAGAGCGTTGGAGAAGGGGTGACTTGTGTGAAACCAG GTGATAAAGTCATTCCACTCTTTTCCCCTCAGTGTGGAGAATGCAGGATTTGCAAGCACCCGGAAAGCAACTTTTGTAGCCGAAGCGA TCTGCTAATGCCTCGGGGGACTTTGCGCGAAGGCACCAGCAGGTTCTCCTGCAAGGGAAAGCAGATCCACAACTTTATCAGCACCAGCACCTTCTCCCAGTACACCGTGGTAGATGATATAGCAGTGGCCAAAATCGATGGAGCTTCACCACTGGACAAAGTCTGCCTCATCGGCTGTGGGTTCTCAACTGGCTATGGCTCTGCCGTCAAAGTCGCCAAG GTGACCCCAGGCTCCACATGTGCCGTGTTTGGCCTCGGAGGTGTCGGTCTGTCTGTCATCATTGGCTGTAAAGCAGCAGGAGCAGCCAGGATCATTGCTGTGGACATCAACAAGGACAAGTTTGCCAAGGCCAAAGAGTTGGGTGCAACTGAGTGCATCAACCCTCAAGACTACAGCAAACCCATCCAGGAAGTTCTCCAGGAGATGACCGACGGAGGGGTGGACTTTTCGTTTGAAGTCATCGGCCGCCTTGACACCATG ACTTCTGCCCTGCTGAGCTGCCATGCAGCATGTGGTGTAAGCGTCGTCGTAGGAGTGCCTCCCAATGCCCAGAACCTCTCCATGAACCCCATGTTGCTGCTGCTGGGACGCACCTGGAAGGGAGCAATATTTGGCG GGTTTAAGAGTAAAGATTCTGTCCCTAAACTTGTGGCTGACTTCATGGCTAAGAAGTTTCCGTTGGACCCGTTAATTACCCATGTTTTACCTTTCGAGAAAATAAATGAAGCATTTGACCTGCTTCGTTCTGGAAAGAG CATCCGTACCGTCCTGACTTTCTGA